A stretch of the Vigna radiata var. radiata cultivar VC1973A chromosome 7, Vradiata_ver6, whole genome shotgun sequence genome encodes the following:
- the LOC106767321 gene encoding transcription factor PRE6 produces MSTRRSRSRQTPVSTQITDAQITDLVSKLQDLIPQLRARRSDKVSASKVLQETCNYIKSLHREVDDLSDRLSQLLATTDSNSAQAAIIRSLLM; encoded by the exons ATGTCTACCAGAAGATCTCGTTCCAGACAAACGCCAGTTTCCACTCAGATCACTGATGCTCAGATCACTGATCTCGTTTCCAAGTTACAGGACCTTATACCTCAGCTTCGCGCAAGACGTTCCGACAAG GTTTCGGCTTCTAAGGTGTTGCAGGAGACTTGCAACTACATAAAAAGTTTGCACAGAGAGGTTGATGACTTAAGTGACCGGTTGTCACAACTTTTGGCCACCACAGACTCCAACAGTGCCCAAGCAGCCATTATTAGGAGCTTACTtatgtaa